In the genome of Deinococcus sp. YIM 134068, one region contains:
- a CDS encoding patatin-like phospholipase family protein, with the protein MAGFGLVLGGGGARGLAHIGVWRVLEEAELRPSVLAGTSIGGLVAAFIAAGASADDLTRVAEAVSWRRLLDWRLGGGLLRTSAFEAWLAANLPPTFEELAIPLAVTATDVLTGRQVYLSSGDLFPALRATTAYPGAIDPVPFGDMLLADGGVLNQVPVDAALFLGVHRVVAVDVTSPGLLELPERRRRLWRREREAHLGPVQALRRAADIMQAQLTDARLSLYRPDVLLRPAVEGVDLPSFHRGAQAIQAGEEAARAELERLRALA; encoded by the coding sequence ATGGCGGGTTTCGGGCTGGTGCTCGGTGGGGGCGGCGCGCGGGGCCTCGCGCATATCGGGGTGTGGCGCGTGCTGGAGGAGGCGGAGCTGCGCCCCTCGGTGCTGGCGGGCACGAGCATCGGCGGGCTGGTCGCGGCCTTCATCGCGGCGGGCGCGTCGGCGGACGACCTGACGCGGGTGGCGGAGGCAGTGTCCTGGCGGCGGCTCCTCGACTGGCGGCTGGGGGGCGGCCTCTTGCGGACGAGCGCCTTCGAGGCGTGGCTGGCGGCCAACCTCCCCCCGACCTTCGAGGAACTGGCGATCCCGCTGGCGGTCACGGCGACGGACGTGCTCACCGGGCGGCAGGTGTACCTGTCGAGCGGCGACCTCTTCCCGGCGCTGCGGGCGACCACCGCCTATCCCGGTGCCATCGACCCGGTGCCCTTCGGGGACATGCTGCTCGCGGACGGCGGGGTGCTCAATCAGGTGCCCGTGGACGCCGCGCTCTTCCTCGGCGTTCACCGGGTCGTGGCGGTGGACGTGACCTCCCCCGGCCTCCTCGAACTCCCCGAGCGCAGGCGGCGGCTGTGGCGGCGGGAGCGGGAGGCGCACCTCGGCCCCGTGCAGGCCCTCCGGCGGGCCGCCGACATCATGCAGGCCCAGCTCACCGACGCGCGGCTGAGCCTCTACCGCCCCGACGTGCTCCTGCGCCCGGCGGTGGAGGGGGTGGACCTCCCCAGCTTCCACCGGGGCGCGCAGGCCATCCAGGCCGGGGAGGAGGCCGCCCGCGCGGAGCTGGAGCGGCTGCGGGCGCTGGCTTGA